One segment of Lytechinus variegatus isolate NC3 chromosome 13, Lvar_3.0, whole genome shotgun sequence DNA contains the following:
- the LOC121426200 gene encoding RNA-binding motif, single-stranded-interacting protein 2-like isoform X5 gives MAKQQEQDPTNLYISNLPHNIDEKALEGMLAPIGHVISTRILRDTTMHESRGVGFARMESKEKCEEVIRRFNGVTLDPSQQEPLLCKFADGGVKKRNQINKQGRGPQSATNWMGRPTEAGALTVPVMPHQLSAAAYNLGGAVTYASLPAASTPQWIQPTSPYIVQPQITPATQQSTVYGGSAGLEPSMAGMASGHPMVPTGLSTQLGQLQLASSQYVQANPYAHLGHAYQTQLLHPVTVDDQVDEQQTMSAAQQYYASAGAK, from the exons ATGGCAAAG CAACAAGAGCAAGACCCAACTAATTTGTATATATCTAATCTGCCTCATAATATCGACGAGAAAGCATTAGAAGGAATGCTCGCACCCATCGGTCACGTAATCAGTACTAGGATATTGAGAGATACCACGATGCACGAAAGTCGGGGCGTCGGCTTTGCAAG GATggaatcaaaagaaaaatgtgaagAAGTTATTCGGCGATTTAACGGGGTCACATTAGATC CCAGTCAACAGGAACCTTTACTATGCAAATTCGCAGACGGCGGCGTCAAAAAGCGAAACCAGATAAATAAGCAGGGCCGCGGGCCACAGTCAGCCACGAACTGGATGGGGCGGCCGACGGAAGCCGGCGCACTCAC GGTACCGGTCATGCCTCACCAGTTGAGTGCGGCAGCGTACAACCTAGGGGGCGCTGTCACGTATGCAAGTCTACCGGCTGCGAGCACACCTCAGTGGATACAACCAACATCACCTTACATTGTACAGCCTCAGATTACACCTGCCACg CAGCAGTCAACAGTATATGGAGGGTCAGCAGGTTTAGAACCCAGCATGGCCGGCATGGCCAGTGGTCATCCAATGGTCCCTACCGGTCTCTCAACACAACTCGGTCAATTACAACTAGCATCTTCA CAGTATGTCCAAGCAAATCCATACGCACACCTAGGACACGCCTACCAAACTCAACTATTACATCCGGTAACAGTCGAT GACCAAGTAGATGAACAGCAAACAATGAGCGCCGCCCAGCAGTATTACGCGTCAGCCGGAGCCAAGTGA
- the LOC121426200 gene encoding RNA-binding motif, single-stranded-interacting protein 2-like isoform X2, with the protein MAKQQEQDPTNLYISNLPHNIDEKALEGMLAPIGHVISTRILRDTTMHESRGVGFARMESKEKCEEVIRRFNGVTLDPSQQEPLLCKFADGGVKKRNQINKQGRGPQSATNWMGRPTEAGALTYESLYARNGVPVMPHQLSAAAYNLGGAVTYASLPAASTPQWIQPTSPYIVQPQITPATQQSTVYGGSAGLEPSMAGMASGHPMVPTGLSTQLGQLQLASSQYVQANPYAHLGHAYQTQLLHPDQVDEQQTMSAAQQYYASAGAK; encoded by the exons ATGGCAAAG CAACAAGAGCAAGACCCAACTAATTTGTATATATCTAATCTGCCTCATAATATCGACGAGAAAGCATTAGAAGGAATGCTCGCACCCATCGGTCACGTAATCAGTACTAGGATATTGAGAGATACCACGATGCACGAAAGTCGGGGCGTCGGCTTTGCAAG GATggaatcaaaagaaaaatgtgaagAAGTTATTCGGCGATTTAACGGGGTCACATTAGATC CCAGTCAACAGGAACCTTTACTATGCAAATTCGCAGACGGCGGCGTCAAAAAGCGAAACCAGATAAATAAGCAGGGCCGCGGGCCACAGTCAGCCACGAACTGGATGGGGCGGCCGACGGAAGCCGGCGCACTCACGTACGAGAGTTTATACGCTCGCAATGG GGTACCGGTCATGCCTCACCAGTTGAGTGCGGCAGCGTACAACCTAGGGGGCGCTGTCACGTATGCAAGTCTACCGGCTGCGAGCACACCTCAGTGGATACAACCAACATCACCTTACATTGTACAGCCTCAGATTACACCTGCCACg CAGCAGTCAACAGTATATGGAGGGTCAGCAGGTTTAGAACCCAGCATGGCCGGCATGGCCAGTGGTCATCCAATGGTCCCTACCGGTCTCTCAACACAACTCGGTCAATTACAACTAGCATCTTCA CAGTATGTCCAAGCAAATCCATACGCACACCTAGGACACGCCTACCAAACTCAACTATTACATCCG GACCAAGTAGATGAACAGCAAACAATGAGCGCCGCCCAGCAGTATTACGCGTCAGCCGGAGCCAAGTGA
- the LOC121426200 gene encoding RNA-binding motif, single-stranded-interacting protein 2-like isoform X6 — protein MAKQQEQDPTNLYISNLPHNIDEKALEGMLAPIGHVISTRILRDTTMHESRGVGFARMESKEKCEEVIRRFNGVTLDPSQQEPLLCKFADGGVKKRNQINKQGRGPQSATNWMGRPTEAGALTVPVMPHQLSAAAYNLGGAVTYASLPAASTPQWIQPTSPYIVQPQITPATQQSTVYGGSAGLEPSMAGMASGHPMVPTGLSTQLGQLQLASSQYVQANPYAHLGHAYQTQLLHPDQVDEQQTMSAAQQYYASAGAK, from the exons ATGGCAAAG CAACAAGAGCAAGACCCAACTAATTTGTATATATCTAATCTGCCTCATAATATCGACGAGAAAGCATTAGAAGGAATGCTCGCACCCATCGGTCACGTAATCAGTACTAGGATATTGAGAGATACCACGATGCACGAAAGTCGGGGCGTCGGCTTTGCAAG GATggaatcaaaagaaaaatgtgaagAAGTTATTCGGCGATTTAACGGGGTCACATTAGATC CCAGTCAACAGGAACCTTTACTATGCAAATTCGCAGACGGCGGCGTCAAAAAGCGAAACCAGATAAATAAGCAGGGCCGCGGGCCACAGTCAGCCACGAACTGGATGGGGCGGCCGACGGAAGCCGGCGCACTCAC GGTACCGGTCATGCCTCACCAGTTGAGTGCGGCAGCGTACAACCTAGGGGGCGCTGTCACGTATGCAAGTCTACCGGCTGCGAGCACACCTCAGTGGATACAACCAACATCACCTTACATTGTACAGCCTCAGATTACACCTGCCACg CAGCAGTCAACAGTATATGGAGGGTCAGCAGGTTTAGAACCCAGCATGGCCGGCATGGCCAGTGGTCATCCAATGGTCCCTACCGGTCTCTCAACACAACTCGGTCAATTACAACTAGCATCTTCA CAGTATGTCCAAGCAAATCCATACGCACACCTAGGACACGCCTACCAAACTCAACTATTACATCCG GACCAAGTAGATGAACAGCAAACAATGAGCGCCGCCCAGCAGTATTACGCGTCAGCCGGAGCCAAGTGA
- the LOC121426200 gene encoding RNA-binding motif, single-stranded-interacting protein 2-like isoform X4, with translation MAKQQEQDPTNLYISNLPHNIDEKALEGMLAPIGHVISTRILRDTTMHESRGVGFARMESKEKCEEVIRRFNGVTLDPSQQEPLLCKFADGGVKKRNQINKQGRGPQSATNWMGRPTEAGALTYESLYARNGVPVMPHQLSAAAYNLGGAVTYASLPAASTPQWIQPTSPYIVQPQITPATQQSTVYGGSAGLEPSMAGMASGHPMVPTGLSTQLGQLQLASSYVQANPYAHLGHAYQTQLLHPDQVDEQQTMSAAQQYYASAGAK, from the exons ATGGCAAAG CAACAAGAGCAAGACCCAACTAATTTGTATATATCTAATCTGCCTCATAATATCGACGAGAAAGCATTAGAAGGAATGCTCGCACCCATCGGTCACGTAATCAGTACTAGGATATTGAGAGATACCACGATGCACGAAAGTCGGGGCGTCGGCTTTGCAAG GATggaatcaaaagaaaaatgtgaagAAGTTATTCGGCGATTTAACGGGGTCACATTAGATC CCAGTCAACAGGAACCTTTACTATGCAAATTCGCAGACGGCGGCGTCAAAAAGCGAAACCAGATAAATAAGCAGGGCCGCGGGCCACAGTCAGCCACGAACTGGATGGGGCGGCCGACGGAAGCCGGCGCACTCACGTACGAGAGTTTATACGCTCGCAATGG GGTACCGGTCATGCCTCACCAGTTGAGTGCGGCAGCGTACAACCTAGGGGGCGCTGTCACGTATGCAAGTCTACCGGCTGCGAGCACACCTCAGTGGATACAACCAACATCACCTTACATTGTACAGCCTCAGATTACACCTGCCACg CAGCAGTCAACAGTATATGGAGGGTCAGCAGGTTTAGAACCCAGCATGGCCGGCATGGCCAGTGGTCATCCAATGGTCCCTACCGGTCTCTCAACACAACTCGGTCAATTACAACTAGCATCTTCA TATGTCCAAGCAAATCCATACGCACACCTAGGACACGCCTACCAAACTCAACTATTACATCCG GACCAAGTAGATGAACAGCAAACAATGAGCGCCGCCCAGCAGTATTACGCGTCAGCCGGAGCCAAGTGA
- the LOC121426200 gene encoding RNA-binding motif, single-stranded-interacting protein 2-like isoform X1: MAKQQEQDPTNLYISNLPHNIDEKALEGMLAPIGHVISTRILRDTTMHESRGVGFARMESKEKCEEVIRRFNGVTLDPSQQEPLLCKFADGGVKKRNQINKQGRGPQSATNWMGRPTEAGALTYESLYARNGVPVMPHQLSAAAYNLGGAVTYASLPAASTPQWIQPTSPYIVQPQITPATQQSTVYGGSAGLEPSMAGMASGHPMVPTGLSTQLGQLQLASSYVQANPYAHLGHAYQTQLLHPVTVDDQVDEQQTMSAAQQYYASAGAK, translated from the exons ATGGCAAAG CAACAAGAGCAAGACCCAACTAATTTGTATATATCTAATCTGCCTCATAATATCGACGAGAAAGCATTAGAAGGAATGCTCGCACCCATCGGTCACGTAATCAGTACTAGGATATTGAGAGATACCACGATGCACGAAAGTCGGGGCGTCGGCTTTGCAAG GATggaatcaaaagaaaaatgtgaagAAGTTATTCGGCGATTTAACGGGGTCACATTAGATC CCAGTCAACAGGAACCTTTACTATGCAAATTCGCAGACGGCGGCGTCAAAAAGCGAAACCAGATAAATAAGCAGGGCCGCGGGCCACAGTCAGCCACGAACTGGATGGGGCGGCCGACGGAAGCCGGCGCACTCACGTACGAGAGTTTATACGCTCGCAATGG GGTACCGGTCATGCCTCACCAGTTGAGTGCGGCAGCGTACAACCTAGGGGGCGCTGTCACGTATGCAAGTCTACCGGCTGCGAGCACACCTCAGTGGATACAACCAACATCACCTTACATTGTACAGCCTCAGATTACACCTGCCACg CAGCAGTCAACAGTATATGGAGGGTCAGCAGGTTTAGAACCCAGCATGGCCGGCATGGCCAGTGGTCATCCAATGGTCCCTACCGGTCTCTCAACACAACTCGGTCAATTACAACTAGCATCTTCA TATGTCCAAGCAAATCCATACGCACACCTAGGACACGCCTACCAAACTCAACTATTACATCCGGTAACAGTCGAT GACCAAGTAGATGAACAGCAAACAATGAGCGCCGCCCAGCAGTATTACGCGTCAGCCGGAGCCAAGTGA
- the LOC121426200 gene encoding RNA-binding motif, single-stranded-interacting protein 2-like isoform X3: MAKQQEQDPTNLYISNLPHNIDEKALEGMLAPIGHVISTRILRDTTMHESRGVGFARMESKEKCEEVIRRFNGVTLDPSQQEPLLCKFADGGVKKRNQINKQGRGPQSATNWMGRPTEAGALTYESLYARNGVPVMPHQLSAAAYNLGGAVTYASLPAASTPQWIQPTSPYIVQPQITPATQSTVYGGSAGLEPSMAGMASGHPMVPTGLSTQLGQLQLASSQYVQANPYAHLGHAYQTQLLHPDQVDEQQTMSAAQQYYASAGAK; encoded by the exons ATGGCAAAG CAACAAGAGCAAGACCCAACTAATTTGTATATATCTAATCTGCCTCATAATATCGACGAGAAAGCATTAGAAGGAATGCTCGCACCCATCGGTCACGTAATCAGTACTAGGATATTGAGAGATACCACGATGCACGAAAGTCGGGGCGTCGGCTTTGCAAG GATggaatcaaaagaaaaatgtgaagAAGTTATTCGGCGATTTAACGGGGTCACATTAGATC CCAGTCAACAGGAACCTTTACTATGCAAATTCGCAGACGGCGGCGTCAAAAAGCGAAACCAGATAAATAAGCAGGGCCGCGGGCCACAGTCAGCCACGAACTGGATGGGGCGGCCGACGGAAGCCGGCGCACTCACGTACGAGAGTTTATACGCTCGCAATGG GGTACCGGTCATGCCTCACCAGTTGAGTGCGGCAGCGTACAACCTAGGGGGCGCTGTCACGTATGCAAGTCTACCGGCTGCGAGCACACCTCAGTGGATACAACCAACATCACCTTACATTGTACAGCCTCAGATTACACCTGCCACg CAGTCAACAGTATATGGAGGGTCAGCAGGTTTAGAACCCAGCATGGCCGGCATGGCCAGTGGTCATCCAATGGTCCCTACCGGTCTCTCAACACAACTCGGTCAATTACAACTAGCATCTTCA CAGTATGTCCAAGCAAATCCATACGCACACCTAGGACACGCCTACCAAACTCAACTATTACATCCG GACCAAGTAGATGAACAGCAAACAATGAGCGCCGCCCAGCAGTATTACGCGTCAGCCGGAGCCAAGTGA